The [Actinobacillus] rossii genome contains a region encoding:
- the dus_2 gene encoding dihydrouridine synthase DuS, whose amino-acid sequence MRVILAPMQGVLDPLVRQLLTEVNDYDLCISEFVRVVDQLLPNKVFYRLAPELQQGGLTSSGTPVRVQLLGQFPQWLAENAVRAIELGSHGIDLNCGCPSKTVNGSHGGASLLKDPELIYQATLALRKAVPHKHPVSVKVRLGWDDISQAFEIADAVQQGGATEITIHGRTKMDGYRAERINWEQIGKVRSKLTIPVIANGEIWHWKDGQKCREVTGCEDLMMGRGALNIPNLSLVIKHNVPQMDWHDVMNILRKYAQMENIHDSGFYHVARIKQWLHYLKKEYENATALFAHIKACHDADDLRKKLFSFQ is encoded by the coding sequence ATGCGCGTTATTCTCGCTCCAATGCAAGGCGTACTGGATCCTTTAGTACGCCAACTTCTCACTGAAGTAAACGACTACGATCTCTGTATTTCAGAATTCGTTCGCGTGGTGGATCAACTTCTTCCTAACAAAGTTTTCTATCGTTTAGCCCCTGAATTACAACAAGGTGGCTTAACATCCTCAGGTACACCTGTTCGCGTTCAATTACTCGGACAATTTCCACAATGGCTTGCGGAAAATGCTGTTCGCGCTATTGAATTAGGTTCGCATGGTATCGATTTAAACTGTGGTTGTCCTTCTAAAACGGTTAACGGCAGCCACGGTGGTGCCAGTTTATTGAAAGATCCTGAATTGATTTATCAAGCGACACTTGCTCTGCGAAAAGCCGTTCCTCACAAGCATCCTGTGAGTGTTAAAGTGCGGTTAGGTTGGGATGATATTTCTCAGGCCTTTGAAATTGCGGATGCGGTACAACAAGGCGGCGCAACAGAAATTACTATTCACGGTCGTACCAAAATGGACGGTTATCGTGCTGAACGAATAAACTGGGAACAAATCGGCAAAGTACGATCAAAGTTAACCATTCCAGTCATTGCTAACGGCGAAATTTGGCACTGGAAAGATGGTCAAAAATGTCGCGAAGTGACTGGCTGTGAAGATTTAATGATGGGGCGTGGCGCCTTGAATATTCCAAATTTAAGTTTAGTGATCAAACACAATGTGCCCCAAATGGATTGGCATGATGTGATGAACATACTGCGTAAATATGCTCAAATGGAAAATATTCACGATAGTGGCTTTTATCACGTTGCTCGAATTAAACAGTGGCTACATTATCTTAAAAAAGAATACGAAAATGCGACCGCACTTTTTGCGCACATTAAAGCCTGTCACGATGCGGATGATTTACGTAAGAAATTATTCTCATTTCAATAA
- the torZ gene encoding molybdopterin guanine dinucleotide-containing S/N-oxide reductase: MSEKINAKRREFLKNSSLGVAGVTLTGGSLTSTFAKAESAVDSKTVVTAAHWGPLGVVVENGKVVKSGPAIEPSVVNELQSVVADQLYSEARIKYPMVRKGYLEGNSDRTLRGRDEWVRVSWDQALDLVANEMKRVREKHGPSGIFAGSYGWYSSGALHAARTLLHRYLNVTGGFVGTKGDYSTGAAQVIMPHVLGTIEVYEQQTSWEVILENTDTIVLWGANPITTMRIAWTSTDQKGIEYFKKFKDTGKRIICIDPVRSETCEFLGAEWVPINTATDVPLMLGIAHELVRQNKHDKAFLKKYTSGYAKFEDYLLGKTDGQPKTAEWASKICGVPVEIIQTLANDFSSKRTMLMGGWGMQRQRHGEQTHWMLVTLASMLGQIGLPGGGFGLSYHYSNGGVPTVKGGVLGSITATPSVSAGEKTWLDETSKFSFPVARLTDALLHPGKTIKYNGTEITYPEIKVIYWAGGNPYSHHQDTNQMVKAWQKPDTIIVNDVNWTATARMADVVLPATTSYERNDLTMSGDYSMMNIYPMKQVVPPQFEARSDYDIFAELAKRAGVEEQFTEGKTEMQWLKEFYQVAFTAARNNRVVMPKFEQFWEENKPLTFEATEPAKQWVRYEQFRNDPLLNPLGTPSGKIEIYSDVVAKMNYDDCKGYPSWMEPEEFAGNVTEEYPLALVTPHPYYRLHSQLAHTSLRQKYAVNDREPVLIHTEDAKTRGIVNGDIVRIESPRGQVLAGAVVTDGIIKGTIALHEGAWYDPLDLGVSEKPLCKNGCPNVLTRDEGTSKLAQGNSPNTCIVQVEKFQGEAPRVTVFEQPKHSA, translated from the coding sequence ATGAGTGAAAAAATTAATGCAAAACGCCGTGAATTTCTAAAAAATTCATCGCTAGGTGTAGCAGGTGTGACATTAACTGGTGGCTCACTAACATCCACATTTGCCAAAGCTGAAAGTGCGGTCGATTCTAAGACTGTTGTAACGGCAGCACACTGGGGACCGCTTGGTGTTGTCGTTGAAAATGGTAAAGTGGTGAAATCAGGCCCAGCTATTGAACCTTCTGTTGTCAATGAATTGCAAAGTGTCGTGGCAGACCAACTCTACAGTGAAGCTCGTATCAAATACCCAATGGTACGCAAAGGTTATTTAGAAGGAAATTCTGACCGCACTTTACGCGGACGTGATGAATGGGTTCGTGTATCTTGGGATCAAGCACTTGATTTGGTTGCCAATGAAATGAAACGAGTACGTGAAAAGCATGGTCCGAGTGGCATTTTCGCGGGTTCTTATGGCTGGTATAGTTCAGGTGCTTTGCATGCAGCACGGACCTTATTGCACCGATATTTAAACGTTACTGGTGGTTTTGTTGGCACAAAAGGCGACTATTCAACAGGTGCTGCGCAAGTCATCATGCCACATGTATTAGGTACGATTGAAGTATATGAGCAGCAAACAAGTTGGGAAGTGATTCTTGAAAATACCGATACCATCGTGTTATGGGGTGCCAATCCAATTACAACTATGCGTATTGCTTGGACATCTACAGACCAAAAAGGGATTGAGTATTTCAAAAAATTCAAAGACACAGGTAAACGCATTATTTGTATTGACCCCGTTCGTAGTGAAACATGCGAATTCTTAGGAGCTGAATGGGTACCTATCAATACGGCAACTGATGTGCCGTTAATGCTGGGTATTGCCCACGAGTTAGTTCGTCAAAACAAACACGACAAAGCATTCTTGAAAAAATATACGTCCGGTTATGCAAAATTTGAAGACTATTTGCTCGGTAAAACTGATGGTCAACCTAAAACGGCGGAATGGGCAAGTAAAATCTGTGGTGTGCCAGTTGAAATCATTCAAACATTAGCAAACGATTTTTCTAGTAAACGCACAATGCTAATGGGCGGGTGGGGTATGCAACGCCAACGCCATGGTGAACAGACTCATTGGATGTTAGTCACACTGGCTTCAATGTTAGGGCAAATTGGCTTACCTGGCGGTGGTTTTGGTCTAAGTTATCATTATTCAAATGGTGGCGTTCCAACAGTCAAAGGTGGTGTACTGGGTTCAATTACAGCAACCCCTTCTGTTAGTGCAGGTGAAAAAACATGGCTTGATGAAACATCAAAATTCTCATTCCCTGTTGCACGTTTAACAGATGCCTTACTCCACCCTGGAAAAACAATCAAATACAATGGCACAGAAATTACTTATCCTGAAATTAAAGTGATTTACTGGGCTGGCGGAAACCCATATAGCCATCACCAAGACACAAACCAAATGGTTAAAGCATGGCAAAAACCCGACACTATTATTGTGAATGATGTGAACTGGACTGCCACTGCACGGATGGCAGACGTTGTACTTCCAGCCACGACGAGCTACGAACGTAACGACTTAACCATGTCAGGCGACTATTCAATGATGAATATCTACCCGATGAAACAAGTCGTGCCTCCGCAATTTGAAGCTCGTAGCGATTACGATATTTTTGCAGAACTTGCCAAACGTGCCGGTGTAGAAGAACAATTCACAGAAGGCAAAACCGAAATGCAATGGCTTAAAGAGTTTTATCAAGTTGCATTTACAGCAGCTCGTAACAATCGTGTCGTGATGCCTAAATTTGAACAATTCTGGGAAGAAAATAAACCACTGACTTTTGAAGCGACAGAACCTGCCAAACAATGGGTGCGTTATGAACAATTCCGCAATGATCCATTGCTTAATCCACTAGGCACACCATCGGGTAAAATCGAAATTTATTCAGATGTTGTAGCCAAAATGAATTATGATGACTGTAAAGGTTATCCAAGTTGGATGGAACCTGAAGAATTTGCGGGTAACGTGACGGAAGAATATCCACTTGCCTTAGTGACACCACACCCATATTACCGCCTTCATAGTCAATTAGCACATACATCATTACGTCAAAAATATGCCGTCAATGATCGTGAACCCGTGTTAATTCATACTGAAGATGCGAAAACTCGCGGTATTGTTAATGGCGACATTGTGCGTATTGAAAGCCCACGTGGCCAAGTATTAGCGGGTGCAGTTGTTACCGATGGCATCATCAAAGGCACCATCGCCTTACATGAAGGAGCCTGGTACGATCCATTAGATCTCGGTGTTTCTGAAAAACCATTGTGTAAAAATGGTTGTCCGAATGTATTAACTCGCGATGAAGGCACATCAAAACTCGCACAAGGTAATTCACCGAATACTTGTATTGTTCAAGTAGAAAAATTCCAAGGTGAGGCCCCTCGCGTTACAGTGTTTGAGCAACCTAAACATTCGGCATAA
- the djlA gene encoding Dna-J like membrane chaperone protein, with protein MNFIGKVIGFFIGYRWGGLFGGIAGAMVGHWLDKKLYELGSVSSSFFHKKLTRQSLFMQTTFAVLGHLSKAKGRITENDIALANNLMEQLHLDETNRKLAQDAFTRGKDTDFPLRQVIREFRLGCGQRADLLRMFLSVQFQAAFADDHLHESEREILRVVAEELGISQFQFEQMITMEMARRQFSSGNFYEQAYQQYQQYQQGSYQQQSGYGGYRQSSGPTVDDAYKVLGVSASDDQQTVKRAYRRLMNENHPDKLVSKGLPPEMMEMAKEKAQQIQAAYDLICKAKGW; from the coding sequence ATGAATTTTATTGGTAAGGTCATTGGCTTTTTTATCGGTTATCGCTGGGGCGGTTTATTTGGTGGCATCGCAGGGGCGATGGTTGGGCATTGGCTGGATAAAAAATTATATGAATTAGGCAGTGTAAGTTCGTCATTTTTTCATAAAAAGCTCACGCGTCAATCTCTCTTTATGCAAACCACTTTTGCTGTGCTAGGACATTTAAGCAAAGCCAAAGGACGTATTACGGAAAATGACATTGCCCTTGCTAATAATTTGATGGAACAACTTCATCTTGACGAGACTAATCGGAAGTTAGCGCAAGACGCTTTTACTCGCGGCAAAGATACGGACTTTCCACTCCGCCAAGTTATTAGAGAATTCCGTTTAGGCTGTGGGCAACGCGCCGATTTGCTACGTATGTTTTTAAGCGTGCAATTTCAAGCCGCCTTTGCGGATGATCACTTACACGAAAGCGAACGCGAAATTTTACGCGTAGTAGCAGAAGAATTAGGCATTTCACAATTCCAATTTGAACAAATGATTACGATGGAAATGGCTCGCCGTCAATTTTCAAGTGGCAATTTCTATGAACAAGCTTATCAACAGTACCAGCAATATCAGCAAGGTAGTTATCAGCAACAAAGCGGATATGGTGGCTATCGTCAGTCATCAGGTCCAACTGTGGATGATGCTTATAAAGTGTTAGGCGTTTCCGCAAGTGATGATCAACAAACCGTTAAGCGTGCATACCGTCGTTTAATGAATGAAAACCACCCAGATAAATTAGTCTCAAAAGGTTTACCACCTGAAATGATGGAAATGGCGAAAGAAAAAGCACAACAAATTCAAGCGGCTTACGACTTAATCTGTAAAGCAAAAGGTTGGTAA
- the infA gene encoding translation initiation factor IF-1, producing MAKEDSIEMQGTILETLPNTMFRVELENGHVVTAHISGKMRKNYIRILTGDKVTVEMTPYDLSKGRIVFRAR from the coding sequence ATGGCTAAAGAAGATAGCATTGAAATGCAAGGCACTATTTTAGAAACTTTACCTAATACCATGTTCCGCGTTGAGCTTGAAAATGGTCACGTGGTAACGGCACACATTTCAGGCAAAATGCGCAAAAACTACATCCGTATTTTAACTGGCGATAAAGTAACAGTAGAAATGACACCATATGATTTAAGTAAAGGTCGTATCGTGTTCCGTGCGCGTTAA
- the deoD gene encoding purine nucleoside phosphorylase yields MTPHINAPAGAFADVVLMPGDPLRAKYIAETFLENAEQVTNVRNMFGYTGIYKGRRISVMGHGMGIPSCSIYAKELITEYGVKKIIRVGSCGAVRQDVHVRDVIIGLGACTDSKVNRTRFKDNDFAAIADFELTQAAVQAAKNKGVPVRVGNLFSADLFYTPDVEMFDVMEKYGILGVEMEAAGIYGVAAEFGAQALTICTVSDHIRTGEQTTSEERQLTFNDMIEIALESVLLGDNA; encoded by the coding sequence ATGACTCCACATATCAACGCGCCAGCAGGTGCATTTGCCGATGTCGTTTTAATGCCAGGTGACCCGCTTCGTGCAAAATATATCGCAGAAACCTTTTTAGAAAACGCAGAACAAGTCACCAACGTCCGCAATATGTTCGGTTATACCGGCATATACAAAGGACGCCGTATTTCAGTGATGGGACATGGCATGGGTATTCCATCTTGCTCAATCTATGCCAAAGAATTGATCACCGAATATGGTGTAAAAAAAATCATTCGTGTGGGCTCTTGCGGTGCCGTACGCCAAGATGTTCACGTGCGCGATGTGATTATTGGTTTAGGCGCGTGCACTGACAGCAAAGTGAATCGCACGCGTTTTAAAGACAATGATTTTGCTGCTATCGCAGATTTTGAATTAACTCAAGCTGCCGTTCAAGCTGCCAAAAACAAAGGTGTCCCTGTTCGGGTCGGGAATTTATTCTCAGCCGATTTATTCTACACTCCAGATGTAGAAATGTTTGATGTGATGGAAAAATACGGTATTCTCGGGGTAGAGATGGAAGCTGCAGGTATTTACGGCGTGGCGGCAGAATTTGGTGCGCAAGCACTTACTATCTGCACAGTTTCGGACCATATCCGTACAGGTGAACAAACAACGTCAGAAGAACGCCAATTAACTTTTAACGATATGATAGAAATTGCGTTAGAAAGTGTGTTACTTGGTGATAACGCCTAA
- the torY gene encoding cytochrome c-type protein TorY, producing the protein MSSRLSFNYNELTLFIVFLHAIGLWEKIMSKQKLPIVGSLVLVVLGAVALWGGQQVLKATNSPEFCVSCHSMEHPRAEWEGSSHFSNAKGVRAECADCHVPQDGTHYLKAKVTALKDIWYTMTNKLPDKAAYEAHRAEMAQRVWDEMKENDSMTCRSCHSLDAMELSAQTALAQQSHTNAKANGQTCIDCHKGLVHFLPETTDNAAGANELAKYSGQFATIDKTLYTLAISTAQVIKGGEARLMPFAELNNWKENNEKISATIQGWQQVGAESLVYMDLGKRITVAVLDEDAKANVTTVKTVHDEVTDSDWKQIAFDVNLAKADISADLNALNVFGQNLNQTHCSGCHAPINADHYTANQWIGVVNSMKDRTSMTDDQVRALTIYLQRNAKDMK; encoded by the coding sequence ATGTCATCACGTTTAAGTTTTAACTATAATGAGTTAACACTTTTTATTGTATTTTTACACGCCATTGGCTTGTGGGAGAAAATTATGTCAAAACAAAAACTACCTATCGTTGGTAGCTTAGTGCTTGTCGTCTTAGGTGCGGTTGCACTATGGGGCGGACAACAAGTTCTTAAAGCGACTAACAGCCCTGAATTCTGTGTCAGTTGTCATTCCATGGAGCATCCGCGCGCAGAATGGGAAGGTTCCAGCCATTTTTCTAACGCAAAAGGTGTTCGTGCAGAATGTGCCGATTGTCATGTTCCACAAGATGGTACGCACTATTTGAAAGCAAAAGTGACCGCACTTAAAGACATATGGTACACCATGACAAACAAATTGCCCGATAAAGCCGCTTATGAAGCGCATCGCGCCGAAATGGCACAGCGTGTGTGGGATGAAATGAAAGAAAATGATTCAATGACCTGTCGTTCTTGTCATAGTCTTGATGCAATGGAGCTTTCCGCACAAACAGCGTTAGCTCAACAATCCCATACAAATGCCAAAGCGAATGGACAAACTTGTATTGATTGTCATAAAGGGCTTGTCCATTTTTTACCTGAAACCACGGACAATGCAGCCGGTGCAAACGAGTTAGCGAAATATAGTGGTCAATTTGCAACCATCGATAAAACGCTTTATACATTAGCAATTAGTACCGCACAAGTTATTAAAGGTGGTGAAGCACGATTAATGCCATTTGCTGAACTCAATAATTGGAAAGAAAACAACGAGAAAATTAGTGCAACAATTCAAGGTTGGCAACAAGTTGGTGCTGAAAGTTTAGTTTATATGGATCTTGGCAAACGTATTACGGTTGCTGTATTAGATGAAGACGCAAAAGCCAATGTAACTACGGTTAAAACGGTGCATGATGAAGTGACGGATTCTGACTGGAAACAAATCGCTTTTGATGTCAACCTAGCCAAAGCGGATATTAGCGCAGATTTAAACGCATTAAATGTATTCGGACAAAATCTAAATCAAACCCACTGTAGTGGCTGTCACGCACCAATTAATGCGGATCATTACACTGCAAATCAATGGATTGGTGTTGTGAATTCCATGAAAGATCGCACATCAATGACAGATGATCAGGTTCGTGCGTTGACAATTTATCTTCAACGTAACGCCAAAGATATGAAATAA
- the deoB gene encoding phosphopentomutase, whose translation MKRVFIMMLDSFGIGGAKDAEKFGDEGANTLGHIAEHQSPLKLPHLENLGLGLAAQQSCGELPKAFQNQPHLIGGYAFAKEISSGKDTTSGHWEIAGVPVLFDWGLFSEKQNSFPEALLARIVEKSGIKGYLGNCHSSGTVILDELGEEHMKTGLPIFYTSADSVFQIAAHEETFGLDKLYALCELVRAELDEYNIGRVIARPFIGTKAGEFKRTGNRRDYSVEPPAQTVLQKLIEEKNGTVISVGKIADIYAHTGISKKVKATGLEELFDKTLEEVKSAGENSLVFTNFVNFDADFGHRRDVAGYAKGLEYFDRRLPELLALVQEDDLLIFTADHGCDPTWQGTDHTRENIPVLMYGKDVPTQFLGERETFADIGQTIAKYFELSPMPYGKSII comes from the coding sequence ATGAAACGTGTATTTATTATGATGCTCGACTCTTTCGGCATTGGTGGTGCGAAAGATGCGGAAAAATTCGGCGATGAAGGTGCCAATACCCTTGGGCATATTGCAGAACATCAATCCCCTCTCAAACTCCCTCATCTTGAAAATCTTGGCTTGGGCTTAGCCGCACAACAATCTTGTGGTGAATTACCAAAAGCTTTCCAAAATCAACCGCACTTAATCGGTGGCTATGCCTTTGCTAAAGAAATTTCATCGGGAAAAGACACCACATCTGGACACTGGGAAATCGCCGGCGTGCCAGTTTTATTTGATTGGGGCTTATTTTCTGAAAAACAAAATAGTTTTCCTGAAGCACTCTTAGCGCGTATCGTCGAAAAATCGGGTATCAAAGGTTATCTCGGTAACTGCCATTCATCAGGTACCGTTATTTTAGATGAACTCGGCGAAGAACATATGAAAACGGGTTTGCCCATTTTCTATACTTCAGCTGATTCCGTTTTCCAGATTGCCGCTCACGAAGAAACTTTTGGTTTAGACAAGCTTTACGCACTTTGCGAACTTGTTCGCGCTGAACTCGATGAGTACAACATTGGTCGTGTTATCGCGCGTCCGTTTATAGGCACAAAAGCAGGCGAGTTTAAACGTACAGGTAACCGTCGCGACTACTCTGTTGAACCACCGGCACAAACCGTGTTACAAAAACTGATCGAAGAAAAAAATGGCACAGTAATTTCCGTAGGCAAAATTGCAGATATTTATGCACATACTGGTATAAGTAAAAAAGTCAAAGCCACTGGGTTAGAAGAATTATTTGATAAAACCCTTGAAGAAGTCAAAAGTGCGGGCGAAAATAGCCTTGTTTTCACGAACTTTGTAAACTTCGATGCGGATTTCGGTCATCGGCGTGATGTTGCAGGCTATGCCAAAGGTTTAGAATATTTTGACCGTCGTTTACCTGAATTACTCGCCTTAGTCCAAGAAGACGATTTATTAATTTTTACGGCAGATCATGGTTGTGACCCAACATGGCAAGGTACGGATCATACACGCGAAAACATTCCTGTATTGATGTATGGAAAAGATGTGCCAACACAATTTTTAGGAGAACGGGAGACTTTTGCCGATATCGGGCAAACCATTGCAAAATATTTTGAGCTTTCGCCAATGCCATACGGAAAATCCATTATTTAA
- the mreB gene encoding rod shape-determining protein MreB — protein MLFKKIRGLFSNDLSIDLGTANTLIYVKGQGIVLDEPSVVAIRQGRNGNKTIAAVGKDAKMMLGRTSKNITAIRPMKDGVIADFSVTEKMLQHFIKQVHSGNFLRPSPRVVICVPAGATQVERRAIKESAFGAGAREVHLIVEPMAAAIGAKLPVSTPTGSMVIDIGGGTTEIAVIALNGVAYSSSVRIGGDKFDEAIIAYVRRTFGSLIGEATAEHIKQEIGTAYIQDDEEIREMEVYGSNLAEGVPRAFKLTSRDILEAIQQPLEGIITAMRTALEECKPEHAADIYEHGMVLTGGGALLRNIDILLAKESGVPVVIAEDPLTCVARGGGETLEMIDQYGSDIFSDD, from the coding sequence ATGTTATTTAAAAAAATTCGTGGATTATTTTCTAACGATCTTTCTATTGACTTGGGAACAGCGAATACCCTGATTTATGTGAAAGGTCAAGGTATTGTGCTTGATGAACCTTCTGTGGTTGCTATCCGTCAAGGTCGTAACGGCAATAAAACTATTGCGGCAGTGGGTAAAGACGCCAAAATGATGTTAGGTCGTACATCAAAAAACATCACGGCAATCCGTCCAATGAAAGATGGTGTGATTGCTGATTTCTCTGTCACAGAAAAAATGTTACAACATTTTATCAAACAAGTTCATAGTGGTAATTTTTTACGCCCAAGCCCGCGTGTTGTAATCTGCGTGCCAGCTGGAGCAACTCAAGTTGAACGTCGCGCAATTAAAGAATCTGCCTTTGGTGCAGGCGCACGTGAAGTGCATTTAATCGTTGAACCGATGGCAGCCGCAATTGGTGCAAAATTGCCTGTTTCTACACCGACGGGGTCGATGGTTATTGATATTGGTGGCGGTACAACAGAAATCGCGGTTATCGCGTTAAATGGCGTAGCTTATTCGTCTTCTGTTCGCATCGGTGGTGACAAATTTGATGAAGCAATTATTGCTTACGTACGTCGCACTTTTGGGTCATTAATTGGTGAAGCAACTGCAGAGCATATCAAACAAGAAATTGGTACCGCTTATATCCAAGACGACGAAGAAATTCGTGAAATGGAAGTCTATGGTTCGAACTTAGCGGAAGGCGTGCCACGTGCATTTAAATTAACTTCACGTGATATTTTAGAAGCCATCCAACAACCGTTAGAAGGAATCATTACTGCAATGCGTACAGCACTGGAAGAATGTAAACCTGAACATGCGGCGGATATTTATGAACATGGTATGGTATTAACGGGTGGTGGCGCTTTATTGCGTAACATCGATATTTTACTCGCGAAAGAATCCGGTGTGCCAGTGGTTATTGCCGAAGATCCATTAACTTGTGTCGCACGTGGTGGCGGTGAAACACTTGAAATGATTGACCAATATGGTTCAGACATTTTCAGTGATGACTAA
- the nupX_1 gene encoding nucleoside transporter codes for MEIFISILGIVVLLAIAFLLSSNRKAINYRTVLGAFAIQLLFGALILYVPVGRSALQWLADGVQSILNYGAEGTKFVFGGLASDKIFEVMGGDGFIFAVRVLPAIVFFSALISLLYYIGVMQWVIRIIGGGLQKLLGTSKAESMSAAANIFVGQTEAPLVVKPYISKMTESELFAVMAGGLASIAGSVLAGYAGMGVPLTYLIAASFMAAPAGLLFAKILVPQTEQFNDDMTKVELEQPSNILDAAAAGASSGLQLALNVGAMMIAFVALIALLNGILSGIGGWFDMPELSLGMIFSWIFKPLAWVIGVPWEEASIAGQMIGTKLAINEFVGYFEFSKYLSPESAVQLTDKTKAIITFALCGFANFSSIAVLIGGLGGMAPNRRGDIARLGIKAVIAGSLANLMSATIAGLFIGLSGVALA; via the coding sequence ATGGAAATATTCATTAGTATTCTCGGCATTGTTGTATTACTGGCAATCGCCTTTTTATTATCAAGTAATCGCAAAGCAATTAATTATCGAACTGTATTAGGTGCGTTTGCAATTCAACTTCTTTTTGGTGCATTGATTTTATATGTGCCTGTTGGTCGCTCAGCACTGCAATGGTTAGCGGATGGCGTACAAAGTATTTTAAACTACGGTGCTGAAGGGACTAAATTTGTCTTTGGCGGTTTAGCAAGCGATAAAATTTTTGAAGTGATGGGTGGAGATGGTTTTATTTTTGCCGTTCGTGTTTTACCTGCTATCGTCTTTTTCTCTGCGTTAATTTCCCTTCTTTACTACATCGGCGTGATGCAATGGGTTATCCGCATTATCGGTGGCGGTTTACAAAAACTACTTGGCACATCAAAAGCAGAATCGATGTCTGCGGCAGCGAACATTTTCGTCGGGCAAACAGAAGCCCCGCTAGTAGTTAAACCTTACATCAGCAAAATGACTGAATCCGAATTATTCGCAGTGATGGCTGGTGGTTTAGCATCAATTGCGGGCTCTGTTCTTGCCGGCTATGCAGGAATGGGCGTGCCATTGACTTACTTAATCGCCGCGTCCTTTATGGCTGCTCCCGCCGGTTTACTCTTTGCCAAAATTCTTGTGCCACAAACAGAACAATTTAATGATGATATGACCAAAGTAGAACTCGAACAACCATCGAATATACTGGATGCCGCGGCAGCGGGGGCTTCATCAGGTTTACAATTAGCATTAAATGTTGGGGCAATGATGATCGCATTCGTTGCATTAATTGCATTATTAAATGGGATTTTAAGTGGTATTGGTGGATGGTTTGATATGCCTGAACTTTCGCTGGGTATGATTTTCAGCTGGATTTTCAAACCACTAGCTTGGGTAATTGGCGTACCATGGGAAGAAGCTAGTATTGCGGGACAAATGATCGGCACTAAATTGGCAATCAACGAATTTGTGGGTTATTTTGAATTTTCAAAATACTTAAGTCCTGAAAGTGCGGTGCAATTAACAGACAAAACCAAAGCCATTATTACCTTTGCACTTTGCGGTTTCGCAAACTTTAGTTCAATTGCAGTACTTATCGGTGGCTTAGGCGGAATGGCGCCGAATCGCCGTGGCGATATTGCGCGCCTTGGTATAAAAGCAGTGATTGCAGGCTCACTGGCTAACTTAATGAGCGCGACGATTGCCGGTTTATTTATCGGTTTAAGCGGTGTCGCTTTAGCCTAA
- a CDS encoding Uncharacterized BCR, YitT family COG1284 — translation MSKYAVLPKTPWTAASLWSFEPRSLAVLILTFIFVGIGEGLLLLSNLGSAPWTILSQGLALQTGVSVGWMSFCISLVVMLLWFPLRLRPGIGTILNVAVIALFLGITVKIAPIPTALWLRWTYALIGILCFGIGTAFYLTCHQGAGPRDGLMVGICQRFHWKVGVVRTSIEVLVCLLGFLLGGTFGFGTIVFALSIGWVVQLTLKFIRKVLAINHNYLI, via the coding sequence ATGTCAAAATATGCTGTTTTACCGAAAACACCTTGGACAGCCGCGTCGCTATGGTCATTTGAACCACGTTCGTTGGCTGTGTTAATTTTGACATTCATCTTTGTGGGTATCGGTGAAGGATTGTTATTGTTGTCTAATTTAGGTTCTGCCCCTTGGACAATTTTATCACAAGGACTTGCATTACAAACGGGCGTTAGCGTAGGTTGGATGTCTTTTTGTATTAGTCTCGTTGTGATGTTATTATGGTTCCCATTGCGATTGCGTCCGGGCATTGGCACTATTTTGAATGTGGCGGTTATTGCTCTTTTCTTAGGTATTACAGTAAAAATAGCCCCAATCCCCACCGCACTTTGGCTACGTTGGACTTATGCGCTTATTGGTATTTTATGCTTTGGTATCGGTACGGCGTTTTATTTAACTTGTCATCAAGGCGCAGGGCCACGCGATGGATTAATGGTTGGAATTTGCCAACGATTTCATTGGAAAGTTGGAGTTGTGCGTACAAGTATTGAAGTTTTAGTTTGTCTATTGGGCTTTTTGTTAGGCGGAACCTTTGGCTTTGGTACGATTGTTTTTGCACTTTCTATTGGTTGGGTGGTGCAGTTGACTTTGAAATTCATTCGTAAGGTGTTAGCGATTAATCATAACTATCTCATTTAA